One window from the genome of Clupea harengus chromosome 19, Ch_v2.0.2, whole genome shotgun sequence encodes:
- the bmp8a gene encoding bone morphogenetic protein 8A: MAVDPSSQDSARHCNRSSSRRHTIPCCWKGHSSVSRSQGRRLSPLAFLLPVCVLLCVWGGVEGVVHSSFRRLSGREKKEMQREILSVLGLPGRPRPHPPLRPPSSAPLFMLDLYHAVSEGEEGLGGRLAADGTGHVHTHAFPTLSTHMPPLGTVVSEADTVMSFVNLVEHERDLLQPRPYWKEFRFDLTPLPQGETVTAAEFRIYKTLTMGQRANHTLHISVYEIQRENRHREPELVLLDMQSVPAGQEGWLAFDVTSASNRWLLNPRSNLGIRLYVETEEDRSLSAGWVGLVGRRGPRSKQPFMVTFFRASQAPCRPPRALPRNNPRKNKKTKYILPHPNRPGMFDQIPSSGRQACKRHELYVSFSDLGWKDWVLAPRGYSAYYCDGACDYPLGACMNATNHAMIQLVVHLMKPDEVPKACCAPTKLSPISVLFYDDNNNVILKKHRNMVVKTCGCL, translated from the exons ATGGCAGTGGATCCCTCAAGTCAGGACTCTGCAAGACATTGTAATAGGAGCAGCTCCAGAAGACACACAATCCCCTGCTGTTGGAAAGGACACAGTAGCGTCAGCCGGAGCCAGGGCAGGAGATTATCCCCCCTGGCGTTCCTGTTGCCCGTGTgcgtgctgctgtgtgtgtggggaggggtggagggggtggtccACTCCAGCTTCCGCCGTCTGAGCGGTCGTGAGAAGAAGGAGATGCAGCGCGAGATCCTCTCCGTGCTCGGCCTGCCGGGACGCCCCCGTCCCCACCCTCCGCTGCGCCCCCCGTCCTCGGCGCCCCTCTTCATGCTGGACCTGTACCACGCCGTGTCCGAGGGCGAGGAAGGCCTGGGGGGCAGGCTGGCCGCCGATGGGACGGGCCACGTCCACACTCACGCCTTCCCCACCCTCAGCACGCACATGCCTCCCCTCGGCACGGTCGTCAGCGAGGCTGACACAGTCATGAGCTTCGTCAACCTCG TGGAGCATGAGCGAGACCTGCTTCAACCACGTCCGTACTGGAAGGAGTTTCGCTTCGACCTCACACCCCTCCCACAGGGAGAGACCGTGACGGCGGCGGAGTTTCGGATCTACAAGACGCTGACCATGGGCCAGAGGGCCAACCACACGCTACACATCTCTGTTTATGAGATCCAGCGagagaacagacacag GGAGCCAGAGTTGGTGCTCCTGGACATGCAGTCAGTGCCAGCGGGGCAGGAGGGCTGGCTGGCGTTTGACGTGACTTCGGCGAGTAACCGCTGGCTGCTGAACCCACGGAGCAACCTGGGCATCCGGCTCTACGTGGAGACGGAGGAGG ACCGGTCACTGTCAGCAGGATGGGTGGGGTTGGTCGGGCGACGGGGCCCCCGCTCAAAGCAGCCCTTCATGGTGACATTCTTTCGGGCCAGCCAGGCCCCCTGCCGCCCTCCTCGAGCTCTCCCCCGCAACAACCCCCGCAAGAATAAAAAAACCAAATATATCCTACCACACCCTAACCGGCCCGGAATGTTTG ATCAGATTCCTTCAAGTGGCCGGCAGGCATGCAAAAGACATGAGCTGTATGTGAGCTTCAGTGATCTGGGCTGGAAG GACTGGGTGTTGGCTCCACGGGGTTACTCAGCCTATTACTGTGATGGAGCGTGTGACTATCCCCTAGGGGCCTGCATGAATGCCACCAACCATGCCATGATCCAACTAGTG GTTCACCTCATGAAGCCAGATGAGGTGCCCAAAGCGTGCTGCGCCCCGACCAAGCTGAGCCCCATTTCTGTGCTCTTCtacgacgacaacaacaacgtCATCCTCAAGAAGCACCGCAACATGGTGGTCAAGACCTGCGGCTGCCTATAG
- the nkain1 gene encoding sodium/potassium-transporting ATPase subunit beta-1-interacting protein 1 — MAWCDGRCTLIVICILQLMVALQRQVIDFLGYQWAPILANFLHIMAVILGVFGTVQFRSRYIIVYAVWLVVWVGWNSFIICLYLEVGHLSQDRDFLMTFNTSLHRSWWMEHGPGCLVTAVPDSQLAPQDHHVITISGCLLDYQYIEVVSASLQVFLALFGFVYACYVSKVFLEDEDNLDFIGGFDSYGYHPPQKNSHLQLQPLYT; from the exons ATGGCTTGGTGCGACGGGAGGTGTACGCTTATTGTGATATGCATTCTGCAGCTG atggttgCACTACAGAGACAGGTCATAGATTTCCTTGGCTACCAGTGGGCTCCCATCCTGGCAAACTTCCTGCACATCATGGCCGTCATACTGGGAGTATTTGGCACTGTCCAGTTCCGCTCACGTTACATCAtagtg TATGCAGTGTGGTTGGTGGTCTGGGTCGGATGGAACTCCTTCATCATCTGTTTATACCTGGAAGTGGGACATCTCTCACAG GATAGAGACTTCCTGATGACATTCAACACCTCCCTGCATCGCTCCTGGTGGATGGAGCATGGTCCTGGGTGCCTGGTAACAGCGGTTCCTGACTCCCAATTGGCTCCTCAGGATCACCATGTTATAACTATCAGTGGCTGCCTCTTAGATTATCAGTACATAGAGGTGGTTAGTGCTTCCCTGCAGGTCTTCCTGGCT CTGTTTGGCTTCGTGTATGCCTGTTATGTGAGTAAAGTGTTCCTGGAGGATGAAGACAATT tGGATTTCATTGGTGGATTTGACTCCTACGGCTATCATCCTCCCCAGAAGAACTCGCATCTGCAGCTCCAGCCCCTCTACAC GTGA
- the gabra3 gene encoding gamma-aminobutyric acid receptor subunit alpha-3: MAGWLQMLVAKVIPGVWFTLMLLDPSIQTGVVPGHREPLPDDSKDNITIFTRILDRLLDGYDNRLRPGLGETVTEVGTNIYVTSFGPVSDTDMEYTIDVFFRQSWRDDRLKFDGPMQVLPLNNLLASKIWTPDTFFHNGKKSVAHNMTTPNKLLRLVDNGTLLYTMRLTIHAECPMHLEDFPMDSHACPLKFGSYAYTNDEVIYNWNRDAVSLSEDGSRLNQYDLLGHNIGDEIISSSTGEYVVMTAHFHLKRKIGYFVIQTYLPCIMTVILSQVSFWLNRESVPARTVFGVTTVLTMTTLSISARNSLPKVAYATAMDWFMAVCYAFVFSALIEFATVNYFTKRSWAWDGKKEAQEMRRRESSSLAKKTNNTFNIVGTTYTMNVDKDPVLTTIAKSAVTPPGPIPVPLRLPRMDGEYVPEEGGIKSYNRVSKVDKMSRIIFPVLFFVFNLAYWATYVNRNPIMTITHKTNPQK; the protein is encoded by the exons atggctggctggctgcaaATGCTTGTTGCGAAAGTCATTCCAGGAGTATGGTTTACTCTGATGCTCCTTGACCCAAGCATTCAAACTGG AGTTGTGCCTGGGCATAGAGAGCCCCTCCCCGATGACAGCAAGGACAATATCACAATTTTTACCAGGATCTTGGACAGGCTGTTGGATGGCTATGACAACCGGCTTCGACCTGGTCTTGGAG AAACGGTCACTGAGGTGGGAACCAACATTTATGTCACCAGTTTTGGACCAgtgtcagacacagacatg GAGTATACCATTGATGTTTTCTTCCGCCAGAGCTGGAGGGACGACAGACTCAAATTTGATGGACCCATGCAGGTTCTGCCCCTGAACAACCTATTAGCCAGTAAAATATGGACACCAGACACATTCTTCCACAATGGCAAGAAGTCAGTGGCCCACAACATGACCACTCCTAATAAACTGTTACGGTTGGTGGACAATGGCACCTTGCTCTACACCATGAG ATTGACCATTCATGCAGAGTGTCCCATGCACCTGGAGGACTTCCCCATGGATTCCCATGCCTGTCCCCTCAAATTTGGGAGCT ATGCCTACACCAATGATGAGGTGATTTACAACTGGAATCGTGACGCTGTGTCTCTGTCAGAAGATGGCTCCAGGCTCAATCAGTATGACCTGCTGGGACACAATATTGGGGATGAGATCATCAGTTCCAGTACAG GAGAGTATGTTGTCATGACAGCCCATTTCCACTTGAAAAGAAAAATCGGTTATTTTGTGATCCAGACATACCTCCCATGCATTATGACCGTCATTCTCTCTCAAGTCTCTTTCTGGCTCAATCGGGAGTCTGTTCCGGCACGAACGGTTTTTG GTGTAACCACTGTCTTGACCATGACCACGCTGAGCATCAGTGCCAGAAACTCACTGCCCAAAGTAGCATATGCCACTGCCATGGACTGGTTCATGGCCGTCTGTTATGCTTTTGTCTTCTCTGCACTCATCGAATTTGCCACTGTAAATTACTTCACCAAGCGCAGTTGGGCCTGGGATGGCAAGAAAGAGGCCCAAGAGATGCGA AGAAGAGAGTCATCCTCCCTTGCTAAGAAGACAAACAACACATTCAACATTGTGGGGACCACATACACAATGAATGTGGACAAGGACCCTGTGTTGACCACCATAGCCAAGAGTGCAGTGACACCACCTGGGCCAATACCAGTACCACTGCGGCTACCCAGGATGGATGGTGAATATGTCCCAGAAGAGGGAGGCATTAAATCGTACAACCGAGTCAGCAAAGTTGACAAAATGTCCAGAATAATCTTCCctgtacttttttttgttttcaaccTGGCATACTGGGCTACCTATGTGAACAGGAACCCCATAATGACCATAACTCATAAGACCAACCCCCAGAAATGA